In Melioribacteraceae bacterium 4301-Me, a genomic segment contains:
- a CDS encoding DUF6789 family protein, whose translation MEKNIDFTEVSSIKFGKAVIAGLIGTLAMTIVMLMAPLMGMPPMPIGKMLAGFMDIPEVLGWIAHFMIGTVLALIYVYIFASLLKGNGFVRGAVYGLVPWFVAQIMVNPMMGAGFFAANTPSPFLMVMGSLIGHLVYGAVLGGVYGNDNEFKTVQSKT comes from the coding sequence ATGGAAAAGAATATTGACTTCACTGAAGTTTCATCAATTAAATTTGGTAAGGCAGTTATTGCCGGGCTTATCGGCACATTGGCTATGACCATCGTAATGCTCATGGCTCCGTTAATGGGTATGCCGCCTATGCCTATTGGGAAAATGTTGGCTGGATTTATGGATATTCCCGAAGTACTCGGCTGGATTGCACATTTTATGATTGGCACAGTACTCGCATTAATATACGTTTATATTTTCGCATCGCTATTAAAAGGGAATGGATTTGTACGCGGGGCAGTTTATGGATTGGTTCCTTGGTTCGTTGCACAGATTATGGTAAATCCTATGATGGGAGCCGGCTTCTTTGCTGCTAATACACCATCACCCTTTTTAATGGTAATGGGAAGTTTAATTGGGCATTTAGTTTATGGCGCAGTGCTTGGCGGCGTCTATGGTAATGATAACGAATTTAAAACAGTTCAATCAAAAACTTAA
- a CDS encoding DsrE family protein, with translation MSKLAIVVLADTETHGDLGRIANAIEVAKELKESNDEVKIIFDGAGVKWVPKLSDKSNKLYEGFEKLRDNIAGVCSFCSNAFGVKNAVQSTGVKLLDEFEGHPSLKHYIDNGYQVITF, from the coding sequence ATGTCTAAACTAGCAATTGTTGTATTAGCTGACACCGAAACTCACGGTGATCTCGGCAGAATTGCAAATGCAATTGAAGTTGCAAAAGAATTAAAGGAATCGAATGACGAAGTAAAAATAATTTTTGATGGTGCTGGCGTAAAATGGGTGCCAAAATTATCAGATAAGTCAAATAAACTTTACGAAGGATTTGAAAAGTTAAGAGATAATATTGCTGGCGTATGCAGTTTTTGCTCTAACGCCTTTGGTGTAAAAAATGCAGTTCAATCAACTGGTGTGAAACTACTTGATGAATTTGAGGGACATCCAAGCTTAAAACATTATATCGATAATGGATACCAGGTAATAACTTTTTAA
- a CDS encoding cytochrome c biogenesis protein CcdA: protein MESLDIGLITALIAGVLSFASPCVLPIVPGYLSFITGLSLQDLTEHESRKRILHKAAINSVVFVLGFSFVFILLGASANAIGNFLRENFNIIGKIAGAVIVILGLHMVGLIKIPFLMYEKRIHSQKKSSNAISSLIAGFFFAFGWSPCIGLILAGILALAAVQQTALKGMILLSFYSLGLGIPFVLSAIFLNHFFTTFSKIKHHLHKVETTGGVILIAIGFLIFTGNLAVISQRLDFMNPEYLLQSGSSPSQNPQIGVNQKSTLINSTTNKIDNKSSIVNDSLSSKADYGKYNFTLTTIDGKTVHLSDYTGKVVLVNIWAPWCGPCRLETPGFVSLYDEYKDKGFDVIGIAVQTKESDVKEFIKGYNIQWQIGINDDIARAYGTYGLPDNYLFASDGKLIKHFVGYTKEETLKSVLKDILKGQK, encoded by the coding sequence ATGGAATCACTTGATATCGGATTAATTACCGCATTGATTGCTGGGGTTTTATCTTTTGCTTCTCCTTGTGTTTTGCCGATTGTGCCGGGCTATCTTTCATTTATAACTGGATTGAGTTTACAAGACCTAACAGAGCATGAATCAAGGAAAAGAATCCTTCATAAAGCTGCAATAAACAGCGTTGTGTTTGTACTCGGGTTTTCTTTCGTGTTCATACTGCTCGGCGCATCGGCAAATGCAATAGGAAATTTTTTAAGGGAAAATTTCAATATAATTGGGAAAATTGCTGGAGCAGTAATTGTAATTCTTGGATTACATATGGTTGGTTTAATTAAAATTCCATTCCTTATGTACGAAAAAAGAATTCATTCACAAAAAAAATCATCAAATGCTATCAGTTCTTTAATTGCTGGATTCTTTTTTGCATTTGGGTGGTCTCCTTGCATCGGTCTTATTTTAGCCGGAATACTAGCACTCGCAGCCGTTCAGCAAACAGCTTTAAAAGGAATGATCCTTTTAAGTTTTTATTCACTTGGACTTGGAATTCCGTTTGTGCTTTCTGCAATTTTTCTAAATCACTTCTTTACAACTTTTTCAAAAATAAAACACCACTTACACAAAGTTGAAACCACCGGCGGAGTAATTCTGATTGCAATCGGATTTTTGATTTTTACTGGAAATTTAGCTGTAATCTCTCAGCGCCTCGATTTTATGAATCCAGAATATCTTCTTCAAAGTGGTTCATCACCAAGCCAAAATCCTCAGATTGGCGTTAATCAGAAAAGTACTTTAATCAACTCAACAACCAATAAAATAGATAATAAAAGTTCAATAGTAAATGATTCCTTAAGCTCAAAAGCGGATTATGGTAAATATAATTTCACGTTGACAACAATAGATGGGAAAACAGTTCATTTGTCAGACTATACCGGCAAAGTTGTGCTTGTAAATATCTGGGCGCCTTGGTGTGGTCCGTGCAGATTGGAAACGCCAGGTTTTGTTTCTCTTTACGATGAATACAAAGATAAAGGTTTCGATGTTATTGGAATCGCAGTTCAAACAAAAGAAAGCGATGTAAAAGAATTCATTAAAGGATACAACATTCAGTGGCAGATTGGAATTAATGACGATATAGCTCGTGCTTATGGGACTTACGGACTGCCGGATAATTACTTATTTGCATCTGATGGGAAATTAATAAAGCATTTTGTGGGATATACCAAAGAAGAGACATTGAAATCTGTTCTTAAGGATATATTGAAGGGGCAAAAATAA